A genome region from Flavobacterium sp. CFS9 includes the following:
- a CDS encoding VOC family protein, whose product MATKIFINLPVADLQKAMSFYTAIGFTNNPQFTDATAACMVLTEEIYVMLLTHNKFSEFTNKEIGNAFQKAAVINSLSVDSTDEVNEMIDSALKAGGKETAEPKDYGFMQQRSFEDLDGHLWEVLYMDLAKIPQQ is encoded by the coding sequence ATGGCAACGAAAATTTTCATCAATCTGCCGGTAGCAGATTTACAAAAAGCAATGTCTTTTTACACAGCAATCGGATTTACAAACAATCCTCAGTTTACAGATGCAACAGCAGCTTGTATGGTTCTAACCGAAGAAATTTATGTGATGTTACTGACTCACAATAAATTCAGTGAGTTTACCAACAAAGAAATCGGTAATGCTTTCCAGAAAGCTGCGGTAATTAATTCCTTGTCAGTAGACAGTACAGACGAAGTGAATGAAATGATCGATAGTGCCCTGAAAGCAGGTGGTAAAGAAACTGCTGAGCCAAAAGACTATGGTTTTATGCAGCAACGCAGTTTTGAAGATTTAGACGGACACCTTTGGGAAGTTCTGTATATGGATCTGGCGAAAATTCCACAACAGTAA
- a CDS encoding sulfatase-like hydrolase/transferase — protein sequence MNLKEKLKEIGQKPDMILIITDEQRATQHFPPGWEEENLPTLTFLKKNGFSFDRAFCNTCMCSPSRSTLFTGLYPAKHGVSQTLTVGGLLSPQEPTLSNKLPNIMNTLWADGYDVQYRGKWHMSKGVAPNGTKTNYDDLTPADISLFGAMGWVAPDAGEDVNPLNFGGGYANHDARYTAEAIQYLKEVRAQRAAGNHKPYCLILSLVNPHDVLAYPNSAGTSGYHPDSWLGREIGLPSTVNENLLQNKKPMAQEQILINMALSLGAINSTEDKLNYINFYGYLLSHADKQFGYLIDELYREDEFGKKLADSALVTMTSDHGEMGLAHGGLRQKTFVAYEEALRVPLVISNPILFKDHPIKQSMALATLADIFPTFIDIANVSNPPTGLAGTSLLPIMQDNTPVQHSILFTYDDIKAGSNSTWTIVRAANRIRCIRTEKWKFDYYFDAATAYFKQYELYDLVNDPLEITNLAYDPAYSEIRHELEEQLHQLEVEKLWVNAPKDVYSTTTFN from the coding sequence ATGAACTTAAAAGAAAAACTTAAAGAAATTGGCCAAAAGCCGGACATGATTTTAATTATTACGGATGAGCAGCGCGCTACTCAACATTTCCCACCGGGATGGGAGGAAGAAAATCTTCCCACACTGACTTTTCTAAAGAAGAATGGTTTTAGCTTTGACCGCGCATTCTGCAATACCTGCATGTGCTCCCCTAGCCGTTCGACCTTATTTACAGGTTTATACCCTGCGAAACATGGTGTAAGTCAAACGTTGACTGTAGGCGGCCTGTTGTCGCCTCAGGAACCTACGCTTAGCAATAAACTGCCTAATATTATGAATACGCTTTGGGCAGATGGATATGATGTGCAATATAGAGGAAAATGGCACATGAGTAAAGGTGTTGCTCCTAATGGTACGAAAACAAATTATGATGATTTAACTCCTGCTGACATTTCTTTATTTGGTGCTATGGGCTGGGTGGCTCCGGATGCCGGTGAAGATGTGAACCCTCTTAATTTTGGTGGCGGCTACGCTAATCACGACGCCAGATACACCGCCGAGGCCATCCAATATCTAAAAGAAGTGAGAGCGCAGCGAGCTGCAGGAAATCATAAACCTTATTGTTTGATTCTTTCACTCGTAAATCCTCATGATGTACTGGCTTATCCTAATAGTGCGGGTACATCAGGATATCATCCGGACAGTTGGCTGGGCAGAGAAATAGGACTCCCTTCTACAGTTAACGAAAATTTACTCCAAAATAAAAAACCTATGGCGCAGGAACAAATTCTGATTAATATGGCTTTAAGTCTTGGAGCGATCAATAGTACAGAAGACAAACTGAATTATATCAATTTTTACGGTTATTTGTTAAGTCATGCCGACAAGCAGTTCGGATACCTGATTGACGAATTGTACAGAGAAGATGAATTCGGCAAAAAACTGGCTGATTCGGCTCTGGTTACGATGACATCTGATCACGGAGAAATGGGACTCGCCCATGGCGGATTACGTCAGAAAACTTTTGTCGCTTACGAAGAAGCTTTAAGAGTTCCGCTTGTCATATCCAATCCGATATTGTTTAAAGACCATCCGATCAAACAATCTATGGCTTTAGCAACCTTAGCAGATATTTTTCCAACTTTTATTGATATTGCTAATGTATCCAATCCGCCAACGGGGCTTGCGGGTACCAGTTTACTTCCTATAATGCAGGACAACACTCCTGTTCAGCACAGTATACTGTTTACTTATGATGATATCAAAGCAGGCTCTAACAGTACGTGGACGATCGTAAGAGCTGCGAATCGCATTCGCTGTATCAGAACCGAAAAATGGAAATTCGATTATTATTTTGATGCCGCTACGGCCTACTTCAAACAATATGAGTTATATGATTTAGTTAATGATCCGTTGGAAATCACAAATCTAGCCTACGATCCGGCGTACAGTGAAATCAGACACGAATTAGAAGAACAACTGCATCAGCTGGAAGTTGAAAAACTTTGGGTAAATGCACCAAAAGATGTTTATAGTACAACAACGTTTAACTAA
- a CDS encoding class I SAM-dependent methyltransferase, which translates to MTDKSQLRSSIFRHLDGLAVAPVAVALQNHKVLEYILNQKQVRLSQLATAFKANEGYLNVGLRVLASQGFLEYEVNNRTQEITITVNEKTAIAFSLFHLYQDVVDLLQFSGQFHPRLFDDIPFEKLNLIFEKYKKGYGIEPSDDPLRNSLQEQILKHIEGHLIGPTIVRLAMKGMFHKYFMETSFQPEEFHKSPENFKKILDFFVHLGWFLEKNGNYQFTETGLFYAKRASAYGVTVSYLPTFTKIEELIFGDPAVLRMIADGENEIHVDREMNVWGSGGAHDTYFKVVDEIIVALFNLPIEQQPKGILDMGCGNGAFLQHIFEVIDRQTLRGKMLDEYPLFLVGADYNQTALKVTRANLIKADIWAKVIWGDIGNPQLLSDDLKENYNIDLKDLLNVRTFLDHNRIWTDPKNSNKDRVSTSTGAFAYRGKRISNNLVEDNLLEHLQKWSPYVRKFGLLLIELHTIDPKLAAVNIGKTPATAYDATHGFSDQYIVEIDVFNKVAAEAGLFPDQAIFKRFPDADIATVSINLLKGN; encoded by the coding sequence ATGACCGATAAATCACAACTTCGAAGTTCTATTTTCAGACACCTTGACGGCCTGGCTGTTGCTCCGGTTGCAGTTGCACTACAAAACCACAAAGTTTTAGAGTATATTCTAAATCAAAAGCAAGTACGACTATCACAGTTAGCTACTGCTTTTAAAGCAAATGAAGGTTACCTGAATGTTGGTTTGAGAGTTCTGGCTTCTCAGGGCTTTTTAGAATACGAAGTAAATAATCGTACACAGGAAATAACAATCACCGTAAACGAAAAAACAGCAATCGCTTTTTCGCTGTTTCATCTTTATCAGGATGTTGTTGATTTACTCCAATTCTCCGGGCAGTTTCATCCGAGACTTTTTGACGACATACCCTTTGAAAAACTCAATCTTATTTTTGAAAAATATAAAAAAGGATATGGAATCGAACCTTCTGATGATCCTTTGAGAAATAGTCTTCAGGAACAGATTTTAAAACACATAGAAGGACATTTGATTGGTCCGACAATTGTACGTCTGGCCATGAAAGGCATGTTTCACAAATACTTTATGGAAACTTCATTTCAACCTGAAGAGTTTCATAAATCACCGGAAAACTTTAAAAAAATACTGGACTTTTTCGTACATCTGGGATGGTTTTTGGAAAAAAACGGCAATTATCAGTTTACCGAAACTGGTTTGTTTTATGCCAAAAGAGCCAGTGCTTATGGTGTTACGGTTTCTTACTTGCCCACCTTTACTAAAATTGAGGAATTGATTTTTGGTGATCCGGCAGTTTTAAGAATGATAGCCGATGGTGAAAACGAAATTCACGTGGATCGGGAAATGAATGTATGGGGAAGCGGCGGTGCACACGACACTTACTTTAAAGTGGTGGACGAAATTATTGTCGCGCTGTTTAATTTACCTATCGAACAACAACCTAAAGGAATACTTGACATGGGTTGCGGTAATGGTGCTTTTTTACAGCATATTTTCGAAGTTATCGACAGACAGACTTTACGTGGAAAAATGCTCGACGAGTACCCTTTATTTTTGGTTGGTGCCGATTATAATCAGACAGCTTTAAAAGTTACCAGAGCCAATCTTATTAAGGCTGACATTTGGGCAAAAGTGATTTGGGGCGATATCGGAAATCCTCAACTGCTATCGGATGACCTGAAAGAAAATTATAATATTGATTTGAAAGATCTGCTTAATGTAAGAACTTTTTTAGATCACAATCGAATTTGGACAGATCCGAAAAACAGTAACAAAGACAGGGTTAGTACCTCAACGGGTGCATTTGCTTACAGAGGAAAAAGAATCAGCAACAATCTGGTCGAAGACAACCTTCTCGAACATTTACAAAAATGGTCTCCTTATGTACGTAAATTTGGCTTACTGCTGATTGAACTGCATACGATCGATCCCAAACTGGCAGCCGTTAATATCGGAAAAACTCCTGCAACGGCTTACGATGCTACTCACGGTTTCTCGGACCAGTATATTGTAGAGATCGACGTTTTTAATAAAGTTGCCGCAGAAGCGGGATTATTTCCGGACCAGGCTATTTTTAAACGCTTCCCGGATGCCGATATCGCTACAGTAAGTATCAATTTATTAAAGGGAAACTAA
- a CDS encoding VOC family protein produces MAKLNSYLTFNGNCREAMLFYKACLGGELDLQTIADSPLSEQLPEKMKRCILHATLKSNTLTIMGSDMAPENLTKGNAFSMMLTFDSEEETRKVYADLSKDGQATHPLERTFYGALFGNLTDKFGHQWMLCYSCEEKKSLSVGCN; encoded by the coding sequence ATGGCAAAGCTTAATTCTTATTTAACATTTAACGGTAATTGCAGAGAGGCGATGTTGTTCTACAAAGCATGTCTTGGCGGCGAACTCGATCTGCAAACTATAGCCGATTCACCTTTAAGCGAACAGCTGCCGGAGAAAATGAAAAGATGTATTTTGCACGCCACCCTTAAAAGCAATACTTTGACCATTATGGGATCGGATATGGCTCCCGAAAACCTGACAAAGGGAAATGCCTTCTCGATGATGCTCACGTTTGACAGCGAAGAAGAAACCCGAAAGGTTTATGCTGACTTATCGAAAGACGGTCAGGCTACCCATCCGTTAGAAAGGACTTTTTACGGAGCTTTGTTCGGAAATCTCACGGATAAGTTCGGACATCAATGGATGCTCTGTTACTCGTGCGAAGAAAAAAAATCTTTATCTGTTGGGTGTAATTAG
- a CDS encoding GlxA family transcriptional regulator, which yields MIKKVSILVPESSVLQAIADPQYLFSAVNQFMTASGKKLLFDVQLVGLEKEVKLNNGLYLVNTSQLTKEITSTDLIVIPALFGDMKSAIAQNQQLLPWISEQYHKGAEVASLCVGAFLLASTGLLNGKKCSTHWGFQNEFREMFPEVEVIDGSIITEEHRLYSSGGAHSYWNLLLHLVEKYTDRETAILASKYFAIDIDRDSQASFAMFQGQKNHNDEAIKQVQNFIEENIQEKITIDELAEMVLLGRRSFERRFKAATNNSVLEYINRVKIEYAKKSFETSRKNINEVMYDVGYTDTKAFRTIFKKVTGLNPLEYRNKYNKMAVS from the coding sequence ATGATAAAAAAAGTAAGTATACTTGTGCCTGAAAGTTCGGTTCTACAGGCAATTGCAGATCCACAGTATTTATTTTCGGCTGTAAATCAATTTATGACCGCCTCAGGCAAAAAATTATTGTTTGATGTACAATTAGTAGGTTTAGAAAAAGAAGTAAAACTGAATAACGGATTGTATTTGGTCAATACTTCTCAGCTCACAAAAGAGATCACCTCCACTGATTTGATTGTAATCCCTGCCTTATTCGGAGACATGAAAAGCGCCATTGCTCAAAATCAACAACTATTGCCATGGATCAGCGAACAATATCATAAGGGTGCCGAAGTGGCATCACTATGTGTTGGAGCGTTTTTGTTAGCCTCTACTGGTCTGCTAAACGGAAAAAAATGCTCTACCCATTGGGGTTTTCAAAATGAGTTTAGAGAAATGTTTCCCGAAGTAGAAGTTATAGATGGAAGTATTATTACCGAAGAACACCGCCTTTATTCCAGCGGAGGTGCTCATTCTTACTGGAATCTGTTGCTCCATTTGGTCGAAAAATATACCGACAGAGAAACTGCTATACTCGCCTCTAAATACTTTGCCATCGATATCGACAGAGACAGTCAGGCTTCTTTTGCTATGTTTCAGGGACAAAAGAATCATAACGATGAGGCCATTAAACAGGTACAGAATTTTATTGAAGAGAATATTCAGGAAAAAATCACCATTGATGAATTGGCCGAAATGGTATTACTGGGAAGAAGAAGTTTTGAAAGACGATTTAAAGCCGCAACCAACAATTCAGTTTTAGAATATATCAATCGCGTAAAAATTGAGTACGCCAAAAAAAGTTTCGAGACCAGCCGTAAAAATATCAATGAAGTAATGTATGATGTGGGTTACACCGATACAAAAGCATTTCGAACCATTTTTAAGAAAGTAACAGGATTAAATCCGTTGGAATATCGTAACAAGTATAATAAAATGGCGGTTAGTTAA
- a CDS encoding DoxX family protein: MKKDKIIFWTTTIIIFIMEGVIPALTSQTELAKEGIRHMQYPAYFGNALVVFKIIGALTVIIPQAPKFAKEWAYTGFGFVFIFASISHFAVDGFGFQAILPLIFLGILVISYKLYHKLNEYDYALSEKYQLQ; the protein is encoded by the coding sequence ATGAAAAAAGATAAAATTATATTCTGGACTACAACGATCATCATTTTTATTATGGAAGGAGTCATTCCGGCCTTGACCTCACAGACTGAACTGGCTAAAGAAGGAATAAGACACATGCAATATCCGGCCTATTTCGGTAACGCATTGGTGGTTTTTAAAATAATTGGAGCTCTGACAGTAATCATTCCTCAAGCACCAAAATTTGCAAAAGAATGGGCGTATACCGGTTTTGGCTTTGTATTTATATTTGCGAGTATCAGCCATTTCGCTGTTGACGGCTTTGGATTTCAGGCGATACTGCCTTTGATATTCCTGGGTATATTGGTGATTTCCTATAAATTATATCACAAACTAAATGAATACGATTATGCACTTTCGGAAAAATATCAGCTGCAATAA
- a CDS encoding DUF3347 domain-containing protein — protein MKNIILSTLVLALVMISCNKKSEETITTDSQTDPHSTHKENETDADTGKMQNGPIQETVTKYLQLKNALVKDDSKGAADAGKELFQVLKGFDTNSIEAKLKTEYIEIAEDAKEHAEHIGEASGNIVHQREHFVMLSKDVNDIIELLGTTQTLYQEYCPMANEGKGALWISETKEIQNPYYGAKMLDCGSVKKTM, from the coding sequence ATGAAAAATATAATTCTCTCCACACTAGTCCTAGCATTGGTAATGATTTCCTGTAACAAGAAAAGCGAAGAAACCATAACAACAGATTCTCAAACGGATCCTCATTCTACACATAAAGAGAATGAAACCGATGCTGATACAGGAAAAATGCAAAACGGTCCGATTCAGGAAACGGTTACCAAATATCTGCAATTGAAAAATGCATTAGTGAAAGATGATTCCAAAGGTGCAGCAGATGCCGGAAAGGAATTATTTCAGGTTTTAAAAGGATTCGATACGAACTCGATAGAGGCTAAATTGAAAACAGAATATATTGAGATTGCAGAGGATGCCAAAGAACACGCCGAACATATAGGTGAAGCCAGCGGAAACATCGTGCACCAAAGAGAACATTTTGTAATGCTGAGTAAAGATGTAAATGATATCATAGAACTACTTGGAACCACGCAAACTCTATATCAGGAATATTGTCCAATGGCCAACGAAGGTAAAGGTGCTTTGTGGATCAGTGAAACAAAAGAGATCCAAAACCCTTATTATGGTGCAAAAATGCTGGATTGCGGCTCGGTGAAAAAAACAATGTAA
- a CDS encoding amidohydrolase family protein, with protein MENNYKNAHTHIFTMNNAPKNFLELYMPPFLAKGVDNFTNTNLGAWLIRQLASSNKGMAKRYATFLQIGKSKYQTDIFEDLMSRYPNETFQFITLCQNLEYLGVGRSVSGFEGQIEEVIDIKRKYPDNILPFFGLDPRWKSSGDEIQKTVERYFETKIEVGGTYVYPFQGLKMYPSTGHYAFDAKLRKTMEWAADNGVPIMTHTYYLGGIYNYDKEYIKRNLNPVDPYTGNVYGVPKFIGEKGGLFGNLFNGKDRESCRSSCSYFLEPHSYESMLNSIKDLKICFAHFGGVNQIQASEGNNKESNQINPYGVLRKNWFNQIQNLMTEHPNVYTDISYDVAECLLKENSELYKVFFREVDKSYGNQILFGTDYFMTEKDSLEQVAVQGFRNYASNVKLQNGNSLWDQMAKNNINNYLKSKYYSGKPVSIRSA; from the coding sequence ATGGAAAATAATTACAAAAATGCTCATACGCACATATTCACCATGAATAATGCGCCAAAGAACTTCCTGGAACTGTATATGCCTCCCTTTTTAGCAAAAGGAGTCGATAATTTTACGAATACAAATCTCGGAGCGTGGCTGATCAGACAATTGGCGAGCAGCAATAAAGGAATGGCCAAAAGATATGCTACCTTCCTTCAAATCGGTAAAAGTAAATACCAGACCGATATTTTTGAAGATTTAATGTCCCGATACCCTAATGAAACATTTCAGTTTATTACCCTATGTCAAAACTTAGAGTATTTAGGAGTTGGAAGATCTGTTAGCGGTTTTGAAGGACAAATTGAAGAAGTAATTGATATCAAAAGAAAATACCCTGACAATATTCTGCCTTTTTTTGGACTTGACCCAAGATGGAAAAGCAGTGGAGACGAAATTCAGAAAACGGTAGAACGTTATTTCGAAACTAAAATTGAAGTAGGAGGAACGTATGTATATCCGTTTCAGGGCTTAAAAATGTACCCAAGTACCGGACATTATGCTTTTGATGCAAAACTGAGAAAAACCATGGAATGGGCTGCTGATAATGGTGTACCGATAATGACACACACTTACTACCTGGGCGGAATTTATAATTATGATAAAGAGTACATCAAACGAAATTTAAACCCTGTTGACCCCTATACCGGAAATGTATATGGAGTACCCAAATTTATTGGTGAGAAAGGAGGTTTGTTCGGAAATCTTTTTAATGGAAAAGACCGGGAAAGCTGTAGAAGCAGCTGCTCTTATTTTCTTGAGCCACATTCGTATGAGTCTATGTTGAATTCAATTAAAGATCTTAAGATATGCTTTGCGCACTTTGGCGGTGTCAATCAGATACAAGCTTCCGAAGGAAACAATAAAGAGAGCAATCAAATCAATCCTTATGGAGTGTTAAGAAAGAACTGGTTCAATCAGATACAAAACCTGATGACTGAGCATCCAAATGTTTATACAGATATATCGTATGATGTCGCAGAATGTCTCTTAAAAGAAAACAGTGAACTTTATAAAGTATTTTTTAGAGAAGTGGATAAATCTTATGGTAATCAAATATTGTTCGGAACAGATTATTTTATGACCGAGAAAGACAGTCTGGAACAAGTTGCCGTGCAAGGATTTAGAAATTATGCTTCGAATGTTAAGCTTCAAAATGGGAACTCTCTATGGGATCAAATGGCCAAGAATAATATCAATAATTATTTGAAGAGCAAGTATTATTCCGGAAAACCTGTAAGTATTCGCTCGGCTTAA
- a CDS encoding S8 family serine peptidase has product MKNLYKIMLLCVCGATYGQTQNDIAKIRSGSNVSELQSLSQRYQSEADQNKQRVSNLAKANGWRTSFSNKNGTTSELVDVSADGKTPIYFATENVNAAKSTRANYLNSGGGLGLNLNGQNMTAYVWDGGATLPTHNEFGGRVVINDGVTAIVAGSNNSQHANHVTGTIVAAGTVAASKGMAFQGNARTNEWTNDLSEATIAAANGMLISNHSYGWATRNSSGTVLIAPWQFGAYQTTARDWDNLMFNAPYYLQVKSAGNDGGDNTANTSPLGGFAAYDKLTGFSTSKNNLVIANANDAVISSTGSLTSVTISGSSSQGPTDDLRIKPDLAGNGTSVYSTATLTNPVTPLTNSSYGNASGTSMAAPNVTGTLLLLQQHYKNLTGNFMRAATLKGLALHTADDAGAVGPDAIFGWGLLNAKFAAETITKNGTASIVQESTLVNGGTYTLSVTSDGVNPLIASISWTDPAGVAYSGSTPNIGTAKLINDLDIRVTNGAGTNFPYRLLTATTNGLGDNTRDPFERIRIVGAAGTYTITVTHKGSLVNGSQNFSTVVTGITIPDLYIKDRPFDVGLQPNPDSGPMWISDDIWVRQTIDGGTTHENPEFKLSSPNGVYVKVHNKGTVPSASGKVKLYFAKASSGLTWPTNFVNFYVGTVLHGDYIGEVAIPAIAAGGNATVVIPWYPPNPADFTYDIHHFCLAARIESSEDPMFNEQNNVGIGVNTKNNNNIAWKNLSVYNLNTTDFVPPTAVFIRGIRSKNINVRFIDRGFNEQFKNNFFDLGGTVEATLDPKLFERAQANGSLKGVQILDKNKILITSREASIANLPIDIDETFGITFDFKVAKDFPVEEQITLDLVQEDARSGELEGGERFALVKAKPNTKAGATSLVEAPESRIVAIYPNPTNGVFKIAVNSEEQGTLKITSVFNNVVFEEKTNKQKEFSVNISKQAPGIYIVQFISEKGKVVTRKIIKN; this is encoded by the coding sequence ATGAAAAATTTATACAAAATTATGTTACTGTGTGTCTGTGGAGCTACTTATGGACAAACACAGAATGATATTGCAAAAATTAGGTCCGGAAGTAACGTGTCTGAACTTCAGTCATTGAGTCAGAGATACCAATCCGAAGCGGATCAAAACAAACAAAGAGTTAGTAATCTTGCAAAAGCTAATGGCTGGCGTACTTCATTTAGTAATAAAAATGGAACTACGAGCGAATTAGTGGATGTAAGTGCTGATGGAAAAACACCTATTTATTTCGCTACTGAAAATGTAAATGCAGCAAAATCCACACGAGCTAATTATTTGAATTCCGGTGGTGGTTTAGGACTGAACCTTAACGGACAAAATATGACGGCTTATGTTTGGGATGGTGGTGCTACACTTCCAACTCACAATGAGTTTGGCGGAAGAGTAGTAATTAATGATGGAGTTACTGCCATTGTTGCCGGAAGCAACAACAGTCAACACGCCAATCACGTAACGGGTACCATTGTTGCAGCAGGTACTGTAGCGGCATCCAAAGGAATGGCCTTTCAGGGAAATGCCAGAACTAACGAATGGACTAACGATTTGTCTGAAGCTACTATAGCAGCGGCAAACGGAATGTTAATCTCCAATCATTCTTATGGATGGGCTACAAGAAACTCTTCCGGAACAGTTCTGATAGCTCCGTGGCAGTTTGGCGCTTATCAGACTACTGCCAGAGACTGGGACAATCTGATGTTTAATGCTCCTTATTACCTGCAGGTGAAATCGGCCGGAAATGATGGTGGTGATAACACTGCAAATACAAGTCCGTTAGGAGGTTTTGCAGCTTATGATAAGCTTACAGGATTTTCTACCTCTAAAAACAATCTGGTGATTGCTAACGCTAATGACGCTGTGATAAGTTCAACAGGATCTTTAACAAGCGTTACCATTAGCGGGTCCAGCAGTCAGGGACCTACAGACGATTTGAGAATTAAACCGGATCTTGCCGGAAACGGAACTTCCGTTTATTCCACAGCCACACTTACAAATCCGGTAACACCATTAACCAATAGCAGTTATGGTAATGCCAGCGGAACTTCAATGGCAGCTCCAAACGTGACCGGAACGTTACTTTTGCTGCAACAGCATTATAAAAATCTGACCGGAAACTTTATGCGTGCTGCCACTCTAAAAGGATTGGCGCTGCATACAGCTGACGATGCGGGAGCTGTTGGACCTGACGCTATTTTTGGATGGGGTTTACTGAATGCAAAATTTGCAGCAGAAACCATTACCAAAAACGGAACAGCATCTATCGTTCAGGAAAGTACATTAGTAAATGGAGGTACTTATACATTATCAGTAACTTCAGATGGAGTTAATCCATTAATTGCTTCTATTTCCTGGACAGATCCTGCCGGCGTTGCTTATTCAGGAAGTACGCCAAATATTGGTACAGCTAAATTGATAAACGATTTAGACATTCGTGTAACTAATGGAGCGGGAACTAATTTTCCATACCGATTGCTTACCGCAACCACAAACGGATTGGGTGACAATACCAGAGATCCTTTTGAGCGTATCCGAATTGTTGGTGCTGCGGGAACTTATACCATAACCGTAACGCACAAAGGAAGTTTGGTCAATGGAAGTCAGAATTTCTCCACAGTGGTAACCGGAATTACCATACCGGATCTTTATATTAAAGACAGACCGTTTGATGTGGGATTACAGCCAAATCCGGATTCTGGTCCTATGTGGATCAGTGATGATATTTGGGTAAGACAAACTATTGATGGAGGAACTACACATGAAAATCCTGAATTTAAATTAAGCTCTCCAAACGGCGTGTATGTTAAAGTTCACAACAAAGGAACAGTTCCTAGTGCATCCGGAAAAGTGAAACTGTATTTTGCAAAAGCTTCCTCAGGATTAACATGGCCTACCAACTTTGTTAATTTTTATGTAGGCACTGTATTGCATGGTGACTATATTGGAGAAGTTGCTATTCCGGCAATCGCAGCAGGTGGTAATGCTACAGTAGTTATTCCTTGGTATCCGCCAAATCCAGCTGATTTCACTTACGACATACATCACTTCTGTTTAGCAGCGAGAATAGAATCATCTGAAGATCCTATGTTTAATGAGCAAAATAATGTGGGTATAGGTGTAAATACCAAAAATAATAACAATATTGCCTGGAAAAATTTAAGTGTTTATAACCTGAATACCACTGATTTTGTACCTCCAACTGCAGTATTCATCAGAGGAATCAGATCTAAAAATATCAATGTGAGATTTATAGACAGAGGATTTAACGAACAGTTTAAGAATAATTTCTTTGATTTGGGCGGTACAGTTGAAGCTACACTGGATCCAAAACTATTTGAAAGAGCACAGGCCAACGGAAGTCTGAAAGGCGTGCAGATTTTAGATAAAAATAAAATCCTGATTACTTCCCGAGAAGCATCCATAGCAAACTTACCAATTGATATTGATGAAACGTTCGGAATCACATTTGATTTCAAAGTAGCAAAAGACTTCCCTGTTGAGGAGCAAATTACCTTAGACCTTGTTCAGGAAGATGCCAGAAGCGGAGAACTTGAAGGAGGAGAGCGTTTTGCACTGGTAAAAGCTAAACCGAATACTAAAGCCGGAGCCACGTCACTTGTTGAAGCTCCTGAATCTCGTATTGTTGCGATCTATCCAAATCCAACAAACGGAGTATTTAAAATAGCCGTAAATAGTGAGGAGCAGGGAACATTAAAAATAACAAGTGTTTTTAATAATGTTGTTTTTGAAGAGAAAACAAATAAACAAAAAGAGTTTAGTGTGAACATCTCCAAACAAGCTCCCGGAATTTATATTGTTCAGTTTATCTCTGAAAAAGGAAAAGTAGTGACCAGAAAAATAATTAAAAACTAA
- a CDS encoding heme-binding domain-containing protein codes for MKSRAKKIAFIGILIFLLLQLYQPARNSDYGQVSTVSIAKVHHVPKNVEAILQTSCYDCHSNNTRYPWYSNLQPIRSFMENHIEKGKNDLNFSKWGEYSKRKQGTKLNRIISQIKSNEMPLSSYILIHRDAVLSAAQKKEIIDWAEKLNDSI; via the coding sequence ATGAAATCGCGTGCCAAAAAAATAGCCTTCATTGGAATCCTTATTTTTTTGCTCCTGCAATTGTACCAGCCTGCCCGAAATTCTGATTACGGGCAGGTTAGTACGGTTTCTATTGCTAAAGTTCATCATGTTCCTAAAAATGTTGAAGCCATTCTGCAAACTTCCTGTTATGACTGTCACAGTAACAATACCCGTTATCCCTGGTATTCTAATCTACAGCCCATACGGAGTTTTATGGAAAATCATATCGAAAAAGGAAAAAATGATTTGAATTTTAGCAAATGGGGAGAATATTCGAAAAGAAAACAAGGAACTAAATTAAACCGCATCATCAGTCAGATAAAGTCTAACGAAATGCCTTTAAGTTCCTATATTTTGATTCACAGAGATGCTGTACTTAGTGCGGCTCAGAAGAAAGAAATTATCGACTGGGCGGAAAAATTAAATGATAGTATCTAA